Within Sorangiineae bacterium MSr11367, the genomic segment CCGCGAAGTGTTCATTCCATCGATCGTGCCGCGGATTGTAGGTGGCGACTCGCGCACCGGTGGCCGGATCGAGGGCATGCGTGCGAGCACCTTTTCGGAGCGAACAAGAAACGCACGCCAGAGCGAGATTTTCGTACTCCGTGGGCCCCTCTTCGCTTCGAGGGTGCACGTGATCCACGTGAAAGGTCGCCTCCTGAAAGGCTTGCGAGATCCCACAATACTCGCAGCGATTTCGAGCGCGATCACGGACCCGACGCTGCAACGAAAGCGGGACGTAGTCCCGATTCATTCGGCTGCAGAGGAGCCGCTGCCCTGCGCGCGGAGCCTAAGAAGGGTCAGAAGCTCGGAGAGTTCCACCAACCCCTCGGCCTCTGCGGCTTCATCGACATTCAGCGGCTCGCCGCGATCCTGCTTGTCGAGCAAAGCCTGGAGGCGACGATCGACCCCCTCAGGCAAACGAAGACGCGCCAAGTCGGTTGGAAGCTCCATGTCGATCCTCACCGTTGCGTTCGCTGCCATGACCGTGCCTCGCTTCAAAAGATAACAAAGCGCCTTGGGTTGGCCAGGCGCGCAGGGTCCGCGCATTTCTTGGCCCAATGTAGGTTTACGACCCACACTTACCGCATCGTGAGAGAGGCCCGTGAGGTCACACTAGGTTGGCGGGGGAAGGAACGGATCTTTGGTGCGGAGAAGCCTGGGCTGTCCAAGGCCATGCCCGACCCAAAGGTTGCATACTGCACGTATGATGGATCGGGGGAGCTCCTTTATGGAGACAACCTGGCGGTCTTGAAGGCGCTGGCGGCCAAGTACGGGGAGTCGGTGACGCTGGCGTACCTCGATCCGCCGTTTCTGACCAACCGCGTCCATCATGCGAAAAAGAAGGGCAAAACGCTCGACGATCGGACGGAGTTGCCGGCGTTCGATGACCGCTGGACCGATAGGGCGGCCTACTTGGAGGCCATCGGGGAGCGGCTCGTGGCCGTGCGGGAGTTGCTGTTGCCGCACGGCTCGGTGGTCATCCACGTCGATCCGAAGACCAGCCACTATGTAAAGGTGCTCTGTGACGAGATCTTTGGCGACGACTGCTTCGCCAGCGAGATCGTGTGGAGGTACCGGCGCTGGCCATCGAAGACGCCCAACTTTCAGCGCGTGCACGATGTGTTGCTGCGTTATCGCAAGGATGCGCGGCATGCCCCGCGGTGGAATACGCTGTACGAGCCGCTTGCGGCGTCGACGTTGGCGACGTGGGGCGCCAACAAGCAGCGGGCGGTGTATGCGGAAAGTGGAAGGCGGGCGCGATCCTCGACGACGCGCGAGGCCACAGCCGGTGTGCCGATGGGGGACGTCTGGGAGATCGGCGTCATTGCACCCGTCGCGCGGGAACGGACGGGCTATCCCTCGCAAAAACCCGAAGCCCTGCTGGAGCGCTTGCTTCAATCCTTGAGCGATCCCGGTGACTTGGTGCTGGACCCCTACGCTGGGAGCGGTACGACCCTGTCGGTGGCGGCTCGACTGGGGCGGCGCTTCGTGGGCATCGATGCGAGCGAGGTAGCGATTGCAACCGCGACCCGGAGGCTTTCGGCGCTTGAGACGCCGAGCGTCCCCGCGTACGGTAGCGCGGTTCCCTCTCCCTCGCGGTAATCGCGCTATGCCCCGATGAAGCTTACGTCTCGACAACTGGCCTATCTTTTCGTGACGGCCGGCGTCACAATCTTCGCCTTCTCTCAGAACCAGCAGCTCGGCACGTGGCTGCTCGCGGTGGGAGGCGTGGGCGTGTTCATGACCTTGATCGCCGCCCTCGAAAATCCCGGCGGCGGGGGCGCCGAGCAGCTCGGCCCCATCGCGGATGCGCTCCGGCAAGTCGCCAACGGGCAACGCCCCGTGCTTCCCGCGGGCGCCAACCCGCAGCTCGCCCACGCCTTCGACGAACTGGCGAAGGTGATGGACGCCCGCACCCGCGAGCTGGGCGAGCACACGGCCCGCGATACGGATCTCGCCGAGGCGGAGCGCGCGCTGGACGAAGTGGGTCGACGGCTCGTCGAGGGGGTGAGCTTGCAGGCGTCGGCCGCGGAGGAGACGTCGAAGTTGATCCGCGAGATGACCTCGGCCATCCGCGAGATGGCGGCTCACGTGGAACAACTGACGTCGAGCGCGGAAGAGTCGAGTTCCTCGATTCTGGAGATGACTGCGACGAACGACGAGGTCGCGGAGAACGTGGGCGAGCTCGCCGGAAGCGTGCGCGAGACGGTGAGCTCCATCGAGGAGATGGCCTACTCGATCAAAGAGGTCGCGAAGAACGTCGACGCCCTCTCGCTCACCGCCGAGGAGACGAGCTCCTCGATGAACGAGATGGACGTCTCCATCGACCAGGTGCAGTCGAACGCCAACGAGACGGCGCGCCTGTCGGAAGAAGTGGCCCTCGACGCCGAAAAGGGCGCAGAAGCCATTTTGAAGACGATCAGCGAGATCTACCGCATCAAGGAGAGCTCGCAGGAAGCGGTCAGCGTCATCAGCAACCTGGGTTCGCGGATCGAAGCCATCGGCCAGATCGTGAACGTCATCGACGACGTGGCCGAGCAGACGAACCTGCTGGCGCTCAACGCGGCCATCATCGCCGCGCAGGCCGGTGAGCAGGGCAAGGGCTTCGCGGTCGTGGCCGACGAGATCAAGGACTTGGCCGAGCGCGCGGGAACGAGCACGCGCGAGATCACCGATTTGATCAAGACGGTGCAGAGCGAAAGCAAGAATGCGATCGCCGCCGTGGAGCGCGGCGCGCACAACGTCGATCGCGGCGTCGAGGTTTCCAACGAAGCCGAGCGGGCGCTGAAGAAGATTCTCGAGAGCAGCCAGAAGTCGACCAACATGGTGCGCGCGATCGCGCGGGCCACGGTGGAGCAGGCGAAGGGCTCCAAGCAAGTGACGGACGCCATCGGCCGCATCGCCGAGACGGTGCAGCAGATCGCCGCGGCGACGGCGCAGCAGGCACGCGGGTCGGAGCTCATCATGAAGAGCGCCGAGAAGATGCGCCTCATCACGCAGCACGTGGAGCGCAGCTCGCAAGAGCAGTCGCGCGGCGGGCGGCAGATCACCAGCGCCATCGAGAACATCTCGGCGATGGTGAATCAGCTCAACGTGACGCATCGGACGCAGTCGCGCGGGAGCGAGCAGGTGCTCAACGCCGCGGGACGCATCGAGGAGAGCGCACGCCAGCAAGAGACGTCGCTGCGTCAGCTCAATGCCGCGCTGGAGCGGATGCGGAAGATCACGCCACGGTGACGGCTATTCCGTCAGGAGCTCGTCCTCGACGAGGGACTCGAACAGCTTGCCCTCCTTTGCGTGGGCGACGACGGTGGCGCGGTCGATGCGGGGAGCGATGCGTTCGGGCAGATCGGCGATACCAAGGGCGGTGACGGCTACGGCGGCTGCACCGCTGGCCAGCAACCCCGGGGAGACCTTGTCGAGGGTGTCGCCGGATTGATGGTGCACTTCGAAGTAGTGCGTCGCATCCACGTCGAGGTTGAGGGTGGGCACGCCCTCGAGCCAAAATGGACAATGGTCCGATTGGCAGCTCATCTCCGTTTGGAGCGTGTCGGCGCCGAGGCCCGACAGCCATGATTTGGCCAGCGGCCCGAGGCGCTGGGTCACGTCGGGGCGGCCGTCGGCGATCCATCCTTTGGGCGGGCCGGAGCCCAGATCGGTGTTGAGCACCATCACGGTGCGATCGAGTTCGCCCGCGTGCGCCTTCACATAAGCGCGCGAGCCCAAAAGGCCCTGCTCTTCGCCGCCCCACAAGGCAAACCGCAACGTGCGCTTCGGTGCACGGCCGAGGGCGCGGATGGCCCGCGCGGCCTCGAGCACCGAGGCGACCCCCGTGCCATTGTCTTGCGCGCCTGTGCCGAAATCCCATGCATCGAGGTGCGCGCCCACGAGCACGATCTCGTCGGGGTGCTCGGAACCGCGGATGTCGGCCACGACGTTCGGCACCTTCGCCGGTCCGAGCAGGGGGCTCGGGTTGGAAAGCTCGAGGGTCACTTGCCCCTTCTCCACGGCGCGCTGCACCACGGCGCCGTCTTCGAGGCTGATGTCCAGGAGCGGCACCGGTAGGGGTTGCTCACGCGGGAACAGCCCGGCGTGCGCGAGCATCACGTGATTGGGCTTCGGCAGATGAAAAACAATGGCCGCTACCCCCGCCTGTGCGAGCGTCTTGACCGCGCGGAGGCGCGCAAGCCGCTTCTCCCGCACCATCGCGCGGCTGGAAAGCATGACGATGGCGCCGCGCAATTCGCTTTCGCGCAAGCGCATCGAGTCTTCGAGATCGAGCACCAGCACGCGCCCGCGCACGCCGCCTTGGGGCATGGGCGCGGACCATCCCACCGCCGAAACGTGGAGCGGCCGCTCCAGGGGCGCGAGCATCCGCGCCCGCGCCTCACGCCGCTCCCAGCCGTGCGAAATCGTGAATTCCTCGATGCGCGCCCCCTCGAGCCCCGCGCGCCGGAAGCTTTCCACCGCCCAGCGCGCAGCCCCGGCGAGAACCGCCGACCCCGTGAGGCGCGGCCCATGCGCATCGGACAGATCGCGCACGTAATCGTAGGCGTGGCCGCCCACCAAGATGCTTCCCGCGAGCCGTTGAAGCTCGGACTCCGCCCCGGCGGGGAACACGAGGGGCATGGGAGCCTTTGCCTCGCTCGAAGACGTGGACGGGGCCGCGGGATGCTGCGGCCCTGCACACGCACTCGCGAGGCAAGCCGCAGCAACGATCAGACACGTGCGCATTGCACCATCGTATATCGGTGGTGCACAGGTTCGTCGAGAGCGTTACTCGACCGTGACGGTCTTGGCCAGATTGCGCGGCTGGTCGACGTCGGTGCCTTTGTAATCGGCAATGTAGTAGGCCAGCAATTGCAGCGGCACCACGGTCAGCAGTGGCAAAATCTCCGGCTCGACCTCGGGTATCTCGACGACGTCGGGCTCCGAGAGGGCGAAGGACTGGCGCGGTGAACGCGAAGGGATCTGCGAAATGCTCGGTGTGACGAGGCGCGCCACCTCGGCATCGCCTTGGGTGCAGACGGCGATCACGATGCCCTCGCGTGCACGCACCTCTTCGAGGTTCGACACGGTCTTCTCGTAGTGGGCGTCTTTGGGGCACAAGACCACCACGGGCATCTCTTCGTCGATGAGCGCGATGGGGCCGTGCTTCATCTCGCCCGCGGCATAGCCCTCCGCGTGGATGTACGAAATTTCCTTCAGCTTGAGCGCGCCCTCGAGGGCAATCGGGAATCCCGTGCCGCGTCCCAAAAAGAGCATGTCGCGCGAGCGGTGGAACTTCTTCGCGATGAACTGAATCTTGTCCTTTTGCTCCAACACGGTGCGCATGTCGTGCGCGCCCCGCAGCAATCCGCCGAGCACGCGGCGGGCTTCGTCTTGCACCAGGGTGCCGCGGCGGCGCCCGAGGTAGACGGCCAGCATGAGCAACGCGGCCAGCTGCGTGGTGAAGCACTTCGTCGAGGCCACGCCGATCTCCGGCCCGGCATGCGTGTACAGCGCACCTTCCGACGCGCGCGGGATCGCGCTGTCGAGCACGTTCGCCACCGCGAGCACGTGCGCGCCCTGCGCCTTGGCGGCCTTCACCGCGGCCAAGGTGTCCGCCGTCTCACCGCTCTGGCTCACCGCCACGACGAGATCCGTCGGCGTGAAGACCGGCTCGCGGTAGCGCACCTCGCTGCCGATTTCCACGGTGGAGGGCAGCTTCGCGAGCTGCTCGACCCAGTAGCGACCGGCCATCGCCGCGTGCGCGCTGGTGCCGCACGCCACGAAGTAGACGCGCGTGATGCTCTTCGCCAAGGCGACGGAGATGCCGATTTCCTCCGGCACCACGTCGGCCTCGCTCACGTTGATGCGCCCGCGGATGGTGTCCTCGATGGCGCGGGGCTGCTCCATGATCTCCTTGAGCATGAAGTGCTTGTACCCGCCCTTTTCGGCCTGCGAGGCGGACCACTCGATGTGCCGCGCGGCGCGGGTGACCAAGGTTCCATCGAGCTTCGTGATGGTCGCGCCCGATTTGCGGAGCACGGCCATCTCGCCGTCCTCGAGGAAGATGACGTCGCGCGTGTGCGCCAGCAGCGCGGGGATGTCGCTCGCCGCGAGCATCTCGTCTTTGCCCACGCCGATGACCAGCGGCGAGGAGTCTTTGGCCACCACGATCTCGTCGGGGGCATCGCCGCTGACCGCGGCAATGCCGTAGGCCCCCTTCACGCGGCCGAGCGCGCGGCGCACCGCCTCGCCGAACGAAGGCGCGCCCTCGGTCATCGCCTCTTGAATGAGGTGGGCCACGATTTCCGTGTCCGTGTCGCTGCTGAAACGCGTGCCCTTCGCCTCGAGCTGCTGGCGCAAGGCCGCGTGGTTCTCGATGATGCCGTTGTGAACGACCGCGACCTTGCCCGCGACGTGCGGATGGGCGTTCGCCTCGTTGGGACGGCCATGGGTGGCCCACCGCGTGTGGCCGATGCCGATTCGGCCGGCGAGCGGATTCTTCGCGAGGGCTTGATCGAGGTTGGTCAGCTTGCCGACGGCGCGAACGATTTCAACGCCGCGTCCCGTGTGAAGGGCGAGCCCGGCCGAGTCATACCCGCGGTATTCGAGCATCCGCAGACCATCGACCAGAATGCCTGCACACTCTCGTTCGCCAACGTAAGCCACGATTCCGCACATGTTCGTCGTTCTCCTGTTGCCTAGCTTGGATGGAAAGGCGGGCAAGAAGGACTCTAGCCCGGATGACGCGCCGTGGTGACCCGTCATCCGGGCTAGGGCCGGTTTTGCCACAGTCGGGAGAGGAGAGCCCGCTTGTGTCGTGTCGTAAACGCCTGAACTGCTTTCCGCGATCGTTTCGTAGGATGAGGAAACTGGGAATCGCGTGGCGCTGCGCTACTTTTCGCACGTGAGCGGAGGCACCTCGCTCGGGGACATGCCGTCGGCGATGAGGCGGGCATTCGCGAACACCATGCGGAAGCGATCGAGGCGCGTGGCGATGGAATCGCTGCTCGTGCGCTCGTCGCCGTCCATCGCGCTTTGACTCACCACGCCCACGACCTCGTGACCGCCGCGCGCGAGCAGTGGGCCGCCGGAATCGCCAGGGCAAATCGATGCATCGAGCGAGAGGGTGCCCGGGCCGATCGCGGCGACGGTGCCACCACGACGCACGGAGCGGTGGATGCCGTCGGCCGAAAGCGCGCAGCGGCCAAAGCCGACCGGATCCACCGGCTCACCGATTTTCGGCGGGCCGTCGAGGCGCGCGGTCATGGTGCCCAGGCCCACGAGCTTGCGTTGGAGGACGAGGATGGCGAGGTCGCCGGCGCCGCCCGATTCGCCGCAGGGCGGCGCGACCACGTGGGTCACGCCCACGTAGCCCCACGCGAGGTAGTCGCCCCCCAGCTCGATGCGGACATCCTTTCCCGCGAGTGTCTTTCCGGTGAAGCCGCCCGACGGACCGCGCTCGACCACGCAATGGTGGGCGGTGAGGACCAGGTCGTCTTCCACCAAGGTGCCGGAACAGGTGACGTGCCGGCCCACGACGCGCACGACGGCGTCCTCCGCCGTGGCGATGGCGAGGGGCGGCGGAAAGAAGCGCGGAGCCTTGTCCTCTTTGACGCGGGCCGCGGCCACGTACGACATGGAGGGCGCAGCGCAGGCTGCGGTACACGCGGCGAACATCGCCGCAAGCGCGGTTCGACTCATTGCAGGGTGAGCCGCGCCTCTCGGGTGGCATTGTGGTACGCGACCGCGCTCGCCTCCGGGTGCGCGGGGGCGTCTTCGACGCCGAGGGCCACCAGCTCGTGAAGGATCGCCGCCCGGCGTGAGGCCGAGGCGAGCAGCGACATGGTGCACTCCCCCGCGCTGCACGCGTCGAGCACGCGGTACTCGGCCGCCAACGCATCGGCCGAGCGGCCCTGATCGAGCAGCGCACGCGCGTACACGTGCTCGAGCTCCGGATTGGAGCGAACCGCGCGGGGTGCAAACTCGATGGTGCGAAGCGCAAGGCCTGGGGCCCGAACATCGAGGTACGACTGAGCCAAGACGCGGCGGGCCACCGCATCCTCCGGGTGGAGCGCCACCTCCGACTCGAGCGCGCGCAGCACGAGCTGGTCATCGGAGATGACGGGCTTTTCGCGCTGAACGCCGCACGCGAGCCAAAGCACGCCGATCGCGGTGAGAAGAATCAGGTTCCAACCCCGCACGTCCATCACGTCGCTCCTGAGCATGACACACCCTCGAAACGCTGACAGCCATGGATGCTCGAAGTTCCCGCGAGGGAGGCTTCTTTCGATTGGACGTACAGGATCCTCGAATCTTCGCTGTGCTGGCACCGCGGCAGCGAGGCGAAACCGGCGAGGCCGGCGCGAATGTAGGTCCAGGAAGCTGGAACGCCCAGCACCGTCCTGTCGACCGTCACGTTCCCGAGATACCTACATCTACGGTGGGCTCTTCAAGCTTGCTCCAGTTCGCGCCGGAGCTCGCCGAGGAACCAGTCGCCCACGGCCCGGGTTCCAAGCTCGCCCCCGACGTCCCGGGTGCAGCGGCGTTCCTGGATGCCCCGCGCCACGAGCGCCTCGATGCGCGCCAGTTCGGCCTTGTGTCCCAGGTGCTCGAGGAGCATGCCCACCGTGAGAAACGAGGCAAACGGATTGGCCAGGTCCTTCCCGGCGAGCGGCGGCGCCGAGCCATGGACGGGCTCGAACAGCCCTACCCGCTTCGGATCGGAGGCGTGCAGGCTGGCGCTTCCGGCCATACCCAGGCCGCCCTGCAGACCGGCGCCCAGATCGGTGACGATGTCGCCGAACAGGTTGTTCGTGACGATGACCTCGAAGGGCGACGGATCCTGGACGAGGTAGAGGCACAGCGCGTCGATGAAGACGTGCTGCGGCTTGATCTCCGGGTAGCGCTTGGCCACCTCGAAGAAGCAGCGGTACCAGAGCTCGTGCGCATGCTGCATCGCGTTCGACTTGTCAGCGAGGTGCACGGTCTTCGCGCCGTGCGCTCGCGCGTA encodes:
- a CDS encoding site-specific DNA-methyltransferase codes for the protein MPDPKVAYCTYDGSGELLYGDNLAVLKALAAKYGESVTLAYLDPPFLTNRVHHAKKKGKTLDDRTELPAFDDRWTDRAAYLEAIGERLVAVRELLLPHGSVVIHVDPKTSHYVKVLCDEIFGDDCFASEIVWRYRRWPSKTPNFQRVHDVLLRYRKDARHAPRWNTLYEPLAASTLATWGANKQRAVYAESGRRARSSTTREATAGVPMGDVWEIGVIAPVARERTGYPSQKPEALLERLLQSLSDPGDLVLDPYAGSGTTLSVAARLGRRFVGIDASEVAIATATRRLSALETPSVPAYGSAVPSPSR
- a CDS encoding M20/M25/M40 family metallo-hydrolase, which translates into the protein MPLVFPAGAESELQRLAGSILVGGHAYDYVRDLSDAHGPRLTGSAVLAGAARWAVESFRRAGLEGARIEEFTISHGWERREARARMLAPLERPLHVSAVGWSAPMPQGGVRGRVLVLDLEDSMRLRESELRGAIVMLSSRAMVREKRLARLRAVKTLAQAGVAAIVFHLPKPNHVMLAHAGLFPREQPLPVPLLDISLEDGAVVQRAVEKGQVTLELSNPSPLLGPAKVPNVVADIRGSEHPDEIVLVGAHLDAWDFGTGAQDNGTGVASVLEAARAIRALGRAPKRTLRFALWGGEEQGLLGSRAYVKAHAGELDRTVMVLNTDLGSGPPKGWIADGRPDVTQRLGPLAKSWLSGLGADTLQTEMSCQSDHCPFWLEGVPTLNLDVDATHYFEVHHQSGDTLDKVSPGLLASGAAAVAVTALGIADLPERIAPRIDRATVVAHAKEGKLFESLVEDELLTE
- a CDS encoding 3-isopropylmalate dehydrogenase (catalyzes the oxidation of 3-isopropylmalate to 3-carboxy-4-methyl-2-oxopentanoate in leucine biosynthesis), whose protein sequence is MSELIALLPGDGIGPEVIHQARRVLELYRDKAGVDIELWELDLGAERYLRDKTTFPKDVADRIAKEARAVLLGALGDPRVGNLDYARDILFGLRFGLDLYANIRPVKALDDRLVPLKNRGAKDVDFVVFRENTEGIYVNVGGQFKRGTADEIAINEDLNTRKGVERLIVAGFEYARAHGAKTVHLADKSNAMQHAHELWYRCFFEVAKRYPEIKPQHVFIDALCLYLVQDPSPFEVIVTNNLFGDIVTDLGAGLQGGLGMAGSASLHASDPKRVGLFEPVHGSAPPLAGKDLANPFASFLTVGMLLEHLGHKAELARIEALVARGIQERRCTRDVGGELGTRAVGDWFLGELRRELEQA
- a CDS encoding S1 family peptidase, which gives rise to MSRTALAAMFAACTAACAAPSMSYVAAARVKEDKAPRFFPPPLAIATAEDAVVRVVGRHVTCSGTLVEDDLVLTAHHCVVERGPSGGFTGKTLAGKDVRIELGGDYLAWGYVGVTHVVAPPCGESGGAGDLAILVLQRKLVGLGTMTARLDGPPKIGEPVDPVGFGRCALSADGIHRSVRRGGTVAAIGPGTLSLDASICPGDSGGPLLARGGHEVVGVVSQSAMDGDERTSSDSIATRLDRFRMVFANARLIADGMSPSEVPPLTCEK
- a CDS encoding HNH endonuclease, yielding MNRDYVPLSLQRRVRDRARNRCEYCGISQAFQEATFHVDHVHPRSEEGPTEYENLALACVSCSLRKGARTHALDPATGARVATYNPRHDRWNEHFAVGEDMRIVGRTPSGRATVELLSMNRTLAVAIRVEEARCGRFP
- a CDS encoding methyl-accepting chemotaxis protein, whose product is MKLTSRQLAYLFVTAGVTIFAFSQNQQLGTWLLAVGGVGVFMTLIAALENPGGGGAEQLGPIADALRQVANGQRPVLPAGANPQLAHAFDELAKVMDARTRELGEHTARDTDLAEAERALDEVGRRLVEGVSLQASAAEETSKLIREMTSAIREMAAHVEQLTSSAEESSSSILEMTATNDEVAENVGELAGSVRETVSSIEEMAYSIKEVAKNVDALSLTAEETSSSMNEMDVSIDQVQSNANETARLSEEVALDAEKGAEAILKTISEIYRIKESSQEAVSVISNLGSRIEAIGQIVNVIDDVAEQTNLLALNAAIIAAQAGEQGKGFAVVADEIKDLAERAGTSTREITDLIKTVQSESKNAIAAVERGAHNVDRGVEVSNEAERALKKILESSQKSTNMVRAIARATVEQAKGSKQVTDAIGRIAETVQQIAAATAQQARGSELIMKSAEKMRLITQHVERSSQEQSRGGRQITSAIENISAMVNQLNVTHRTQSRGSEQVLNAAGRIEESARQQETSLRQLNAALERMRKITPR
- the glmS gene encoding glutamine--fructose-6-phosphate transaminase (isomerizing), encoding MCGIVAYVGERECAGILVDGLRMLEYRGYDSAGLALHTGRGVEIVRAVGKLTNLDQALAKNPLAGRIGIGHTRWATHGRPNEANAHPHVAGKVAVVHNGIIENHAALRQQLEAKGTRFSSDTDTEIVAHLIQEAMTEGAPSFGEAVRRALGRVKGAYGIAAVSGDAPDEIVVAKDSSPLVIGVGKDEMLAASDIPALLAHTRDVIFLEDGEMAVLRKSGATITKLDGTLVTRAARHIEWSASQAEKGGYKHFMLKEIMEQPRAIEDTIRGRINVSEADVVPEEIGISVALAKSITRVYFVACGTSAHAAMAGRYWVEQLAKLPSTVEIGSEVRYREPVFTPTDLVVAVSQSGETADTLAAVKAAKAQGAHVLAVANVLDSAIPRASEGALYTHAGPEIGVASTKCFTTQLAALLMLAVYLGRRRGTLVQDEARRVLGGLLRGAHDMRTVLEQKDKIQFIAKKFHRSRDMLFLGRGTGFPIALEGALKLKEISYIHAEGYAAGEMKHGPIALIDEEMPVVVLCPKDAHYEKTVSNLEEVRAREGIVIAVCTQGDAEVARLVTPSISQIPSRSPRQSFALSEPDVVEIPEVEPEILPLLTVVPLQLLAYYIADYKGTDVDQPRNLAKTVTVE